The DNA region AGGTCAGCTTGTCGGCTTTGGTCAGCAAAATGTGCATCGGCATGCCGCTCGCGACAGCCCAGTCGAGCATCAGCAGGTCGAAGTCGGTCATTGGATGACGGATGTCCATCATCAAGATCAGACCCTTCAAACTCTCCCGACCACCCAGATAGGCTTCCAGGTGACGCTGCCAGTGCAGCTTCAACGGGATAGGCACTTTCGCGTAACCGTAACCCGGCAGGTCGACCAGACGACGATCATCGTCTAGCTTGAAGAAGTTCAAGAGCTGCGTGCGACCCGGAGTTTTCGAGGTCCGCGCAAGGCTGGCGTGCGTCAGGGTGTTCAGCGCACTGGACTTGCCGGCGTTGGAACGCCCGGCGAAGGCCACTTCAAAGCCTTCGTCGTCGGGACATTGATCGACTTTGGCAGCGCTGAGCATGAAGGTGGACTGTTGGCACAGGCCGAGGATGGGGTTCTTGAGTTGCATGGGATTTCCGATGTGGGCGGCGCCGGGAATGGACGCGGCGAGCAGTGTCGTTTCCGTTTCAGTGACGCCAGTATATAATGCCGCAGATTTTGTGTGCGCTTTGTCCCAGCGTAGGATGAAGTTCACGAGAGCGATTGACCTTGATTGCGCACTAGAACGCAGAACGCTCTCAACCCTGAAAAGGTCGTTTTATGACGAAATGGCTGCTAGCTGCCGGTGTCTTGATGCCGCTTTACAGCGCTCAGGCTACACAGGATCCGGAAGCTGTGTACAACCGTGTTTGTGGTGCCTGTCATTCCGGCCAACTACCCATGGCGCCCAAAAAGGGTGATCAGGATGCTTGGACGCCGAGGTTGGCGAAAGGTATGGAGACGCTGGTGCAACACGTGACCCAGGGTTTCAAGGCGATGCCGCCGCGTGGTTTGTGCATGGACTGCAGTGCCGAGGATTACCAAGCAATCATCCAGTGGATGAGCGAGTGATCCCGGTCCATAACTCTTTAACCCTTAGCCGTAGTTGGATTAGCTGATGAACAAATTGATCGTGAGTCTGCTGTTGACCGTGGGGATCTCCGGCATTGCCCATGCTGCAGGTGATGCGACTGCTGGTCAGGCGAAAGCCGCAGTATGTGGCGCCTGTCATGGCCCGGATGGCAACAGTATGGCGCCTAACTTTCCGAAACTGGCAGGCCAGGGCGAGCGTTATCTGAACAAGCAGCTACACGACATCAAGTCCGGCAAACGCACGGTACTGGAAATGACCGGCCTGCTGACCAACCTGAGCGATCAGGATCTGGCCGATATCGCCGCCTACTTCGCCAGCCAGAAAGGCAGCGTTGGCGCCGCCGACCCGAAAGTCGTTTCTCGCGGTGAAGCATTGTTCCGCGGCGGCGATCTGGCCAAGGGCCTGCCAGCCTGCACCGGTTGCCACTCGCCAAATGGCGCGGGCAACGCAGCCGCCGGCTTCCCGCACCTGGGCGGCCAGCACGCTCAGTATGTAGCCAAGCAACTGACCGACTTCCGCAAGGAAGAAGGCGGTCGCAGCAACGATGGCGACACCAAAACCATGCAGACCATTGCAAAAAGGCTGAGCGACGAAGATATCGCAGCAGTGTCCAGCTACATTCAAGGCCTGCACTAAGGCCGGCGAATCGGGCGTCGCGCGAGGCTTACATCTCCTGCAACGTTAACGCTCTATTAATCCGTCGCAGCAAGTATAAAAAGGGTGGCTTAGGCCGCCCTTTTTTGTGGCCGCTGCCGTTACACTACAGAACTCAAGCCCGCCAGTACCTGTCTGAAAACAGGTCGCGCGAGGCGACCAAAATTGTCCAGGAGTAAAGCATGCGTAATCTGATCATCAGCGCCGCACTCGTCGCTGCCAGCCTGTTCGGCATGACCGCCCAAGCGGCTGAAGCACCCGCAGCGCCTTATGTCGAATTGAGCAATCCCGTCCCGGTAGCGGTGCCTGGCAAGATCGAAGTGGTGGAGCTGTTCTGGTACGGCTGCCCGCACTGCTACGCTTTCGAACCCGTGATCAATCCATGGGTTGAGAAACTGCCTTCCGACGTGAACTTTGTCCGCATTCCGGCCATGTTCGGCGGCCCGTGGAACGCACACGGCCAGATGTTCCTGACCCTTGAAGCCATGGGCGTCGAAAACAAGGTTCACGCTGCGGTGTTCAACGCAATTCAAAAAGAACACAAGAAGCTGGTCGACAAGAATGAAATGGCAGATTTCCTGGCCACTCAGGGCGTAGACAAGGACAAGTTCCTGGCCACCTTCGACTCCTTCGCCATCAAGGGCCAAATCGTCAAGGCCACTGACCTGGCCAAAAAGTACGAAATCTCCGGCGTTCCGACCATGATCGTCAACGGCAAGTATCGCTTCGACGTGGGCTCTGCCGGCGGCGCCGAGCAAGCATTGCAACTGGCCGACAAGCTGATCGACAAAGAGCGAGCGGCTAGCAAGGCTGCTACCAACTAAGCGCGGCGACTGCCATGCGCCGCTGGGGTACTGAACGCGTCGTTGGCCTGCATGATCCGCGGGTCAACGAGCATCATCTGGAGTCGACGGGCCTGCCCGCAGACAGTCGTCTGCGCTTGCTCAGTTTCAATATCCAGGTTGGCATCAGTACCGAGCGCTATCACCACTACCTGACCCGAGGCTGGCAGCATCTGTTGCCGCACACCGGGCGTGCCGACAATCTGCAAAAGATCGGCAATCTGCTGGGCGACTTCGATCTGGTCGCCTTGCAGGAAGCCGATGGCGGCAGCTTGCGATCAGGCTACGTCAACCAGGTCGAACACTTGGCCCAGCTCGGCGCATTCCCCTACTGGTATCAACAACTCAATCGCAATCTCGGACGCCTCGGCCAGCACAGCAATGGTGTGCTCAGCCGCCTGCGTCCGTGGGCGATTGAAGATCATCCGCTACCGGGGCCCAAGGGTCGCGGGGCGATTCTGGTGCGCTTTGGCGAAGGTCCTGAGGCGCTGGTGGTGGTCATGATGCACCTGGCACTGGGCGCTCGCGCCCGCAGCATGCAACTGGCTTACATCCGCGAGTTGATCGGCGGCTATAAACACCAGGTGCTGATGGGCGACATGAATACCCATGCCAGTGACTTGCTGCAAAACTCCCCGTTGCGTGACCTCGGCCTGCTCGCGCCGCAACTGGAAGCGACGTTCCCTAGCTGGCGCCCGCAGCGCTGTCTGGACCATATTCTGCTGAGCCCCACCCTGACCCTTGAAAAGGTCGAGGTGCTGGCACAACCCATTTCCGATCACCTGCCGGTCGCGGTAGAGATTCGTCTGCCGGGTTCGCTCACGGCCGATGCATTGCCCGCGTTGAGTCCTGCCCCTCGCGGATCCCATGAATGAGCGACGAAGCACAGCGCTGGAAAGAAAAATACCTCAAAAGCATCGAACAACAGGAAAAGCTCGAACGTCGATGGGACGCCCGGCTCGATCTGCTGCGTCGTGGCCTGGTGCGCAGCACGCTGGCAGCCGAGGGCACCGACCGCGTCGTTGACCAATGCATGAAGGAAATGCGTGAAGTCGTGCGCACCGACGACATGGACGCCGGCCTGGCCGCCCTGCTTCCGCGGCTGGAAAAAGCCGTGCTCGACTCCGAACAACGCCGGGAAACCCGGGTTAACCAGACCAGCGCTGCATTGACCGCGCTGGTCTCGCAGCTTCAAACATTACCGCTGCCCCGCGAGGTAAGCCGGCCGCTGAAAAACTTCGCCAAGCATCTGGAGGCAAGAGTCGGGCAGGCGCGCGAAATTCCGTTGCTGCTCAGCGAACTGAGCGGCCTGCAAGGCAAAGCCCTGAATCAGCTTGAAAACCCGGCAGAACCCGGTCGCCCTGGTTTGCTGCAGCGACTGTTTGGTAGCCGTGAAGCGGATGAAGCGGCATCACAGATTGCCTCCGGCACCTTCCCGACAACCGCCCCGCAGCCAGCCGAAGCGGTTGCTGTGCCTCATGCCGAGACACCACAGGTAACCGTCGATCTCGCTCCAGAGATCGATAAGCCGCAAGTGGCGGTCGCACAAGTTGCCGCGCCCGCTACTGCATCCGAGCCAACGACGATCGAGGCTCCACCCGCAGCAGCGCCTTCTCCTGCAGTTGTAGCGTTTGTCCCGCCGGTGCTTGAGCCGGAGCGAGCACGCGCCCAGACTCCAGAGACGCAACCGCAACCGGACATAGAACATCCAGAAGAACCCGCTCCATCAATCATCGAGCCAGAAATTCAGGCTCAACCGGCTATCAATCCCGACGAACTGACCCCGGTGGTCTATCTCGACAGCCTGCCGTTGCCCCCGGCCCTGGCCGAAGTGTTGGCAGCCGTAGACACTGAACAATCCGAGCCGGATGTTCTCTACGCCCTGCCGGACTCACCCGAGCCGTCCTACAGCTCGGTGGCCAAGCATATCGAAGACACGCTACTGGGCCTGCTCGACGACCTGACGCTGCCCGAGCGTCATCGTCCGCAAGCCGAAGCGATGCGTGATCGCCTGCAAAACGGTTTGAATTGGTACGAACTGCTGCCAATCCTCGACGATCTGGCAACCTTGATGCTGGCAATCACCGACAGTGGCCAGCATGAATTCGAAGCCTACTTGCAACAGCTAAACGAACGCCTCGAGTCATTCCAAAGCAACTTGCAAGCCGCCAGCGAAGGCCATGCCGACAACCGTTCCGCCGCACGTGAGATGGACACGCAGATCCGCGAGCAGGTCGACGGCTTACAGAGCAGCATGCAGGAAGCCGCCGACCTGGACGATCTCAAGCACGTCCTGGAAAACCATCTGGAAGGCCTGCTCGGCACCATGGACCAGCACCAGAAACAGCGTGACGAGCGCGAGCAGGAAGTCGCAGCCCGTCTCCATGGTCTGGCCGAACGCGTTGCGCACATGGAGCAGGAAGCCCTGGGCTACCGCGAGCATCTTGAAGAGCAGCGTCAGAAGGCGTTGATCGACCCGCTGACCGGCCTGCCTAACCGGGCCGCCTGGAGCGAACGGCTGGATTACGAAATCAACCAATGGCAGCAACACGACAACACCCTGTTGCTGGCAATGCTCGACCTCGACCATTTCAAACGCATTAACGATAACTATGGCCACCTGGCGGGCGACAAAGTACTGAAAATCATTGCCAGCGTGCTACGCAAGCGCCTGCGTGGGACGGATTTCATCGCCCGGTTCGGCGGTGAGGAGTTTGTCCTGTTGATGCCAGACACAGTGCCAGCTGCTGGTGCGAAACTGCTGGAAAAGCTGCGCGCCTCGATCGAAGCCTGCCCTTTCCACTTCAAGGGCGAGCCAGTAACCATCACCATTTCCATGGGCCTGACTGCATTCAAACCCGGCGAACATAGCGATTTGGTCCTTAAAAGAGCCGATCAGGCTCTATATCGCGCGAAACATGCCGGCCGTAACCAAGTGGCACTGGGCTGACGGTCAATTGTTCCATTTTGTTTAAAACTTCGCGTCGGCCTTCTGCGCGCAAGACAGTACGTTACACTGTTGCATTACTGTCTTGCGTGTATTGCCTTCTGCCATGAAATATCTATCTCTCATCGTGTCGCTGACTCTGTTGGCCGGTTGTGCCAGCGGCCCCCGGTTCGACACCCGTCACCCTTCAGCCAATTACGACAGCCGCATTCAGTTCGTGGTGGTGCACTACACCAACGCGTCACTGGAACGCTCGCTGCAACTGCTGACCCACGGCGACGTCAGCAGCCACTATCTGATTGGCGACGACAAGGGCGCCACCATCTACAAGCTGATGGATGAAAACCTCCGAGCCTGGCACGCCGGGGAAAGCGAATGGCAGGGCCGGACCTGGTTGAACTCCAGCTCCATCGGTATCGAAATCGTCAATCCGGGTTTTAAAGACACCCCTACCGGGCGCCTTTGGTACCCCTACAGCGAAGACCAGGTCCAGTCCCTGATCGTCCTGCTCAAGGACATCAGCAAGCGTTACGCCATCAATCCCCGCAACATCATCGGCCACAGCGACATCGCCCCCCTGCGCAAGCTTGATCCGGGGCCGCTGTTCCCCTGGAAGCGTCTGGCTGCCGAAGGCCTGGGAATCTGGCCGAACGAGCAGGCCGTAACGCGTCAGCAAGCACAGTTCGAAGTACAACTGCCAACCATCAGCTGGTTTCAGGCACAGCTGGCCCGCGCGGGTTATCCCACGCCGCAAACCGGCGAACTGGATGTTGCGACACGTCATGTGATTGCGGCCTTCCAGATGCATTTTCGACCGTCACGTTTCGACGGCACCCCGGATGCGCAAACCGCAGCGCTTCTACAAGTCTTGAACCAGACAAAATAATGACGCCCGCCCGACGGTCAGGGCTTTTTTTCCAATCAGCAGCTATAACTCATTGGTAATTCTTCGGATATTCCCTATGCCTGCTGCTCGAGAGAAACTACGTAGTTGGTTCTTTCGCCCTTGGTTTTTGGCGATACTGGCTGCTGCCTTGAGCGCGACACTTCTGATGGCCGGCAGTCTGTTCGTGGCCATGCATCAAGTCGAGCAGAGCGAAAGCGAAGAAATGAACGCCCAGGGCGAGCGCTTCCTTGCTCGTCTGGAGCAACTTTTCGGGCAGTTGCGGGAAAGCCTCGACGACCTGGAAGCCCAGCCGTTACGCGGCTGCGATGACGAAATGATCGCGACCTTGCAACAGGTCAGCTTCAATTATCGCTTCGTTTACGAAGCCGCTTATATGGACGCCTCGCGGATCTGTTCCAACCGCCCCCGCCAGGAAGGGCTGTCGATGATAAGGCCGCCAGACATCAAGGGGCCGACCTACAGCTACTGGCTGAACACCACCACCGAACCTGATGAAAACCGTGCCGCGCTGATGCTAGGACGCGGCAATTTTCGTGTCGCGACGTCTCGCGGGCATTTGACCGACATGGTCGACTTGCCACCGGGAAGCAGCCTGCTGGTGGTGCTCGACCACGGTACGCGCGCGATTCCGGTGCTGGGTGTCTCGCAGGTCTGGCCACCAACCGAACCCTGGCCCCCGAAAAACCTCGACGCGCTACAAGTGACGCATACCCGCTTGATTTACCGCATGCCCACCAACAATCCGGAATACCAATTGGTGCTGATCAGCCCGCGCACCGGTATGCATGTACCCGCAGTCTGGTGGTGGTTGCTGCCGGCCAGCCTGGCACTCGCCTTATGCGTGGGTTTTCTGGTGCTTTTGCTGGTGCGCCAGCGACAGTCGCTGGACGCCGAACTGAGTGGCGCCATACGACGAGGCGAATTGCAGGTGCTGTATCAACCGATCTTCGACCTCGACAGCCGTAACTGTGTCGGGGCAGAAGCCTTGCTGCGCTGGCGAAGGCCGGACGGCACCCTGACCAGCCCCGATCTGTTTATTCCGATGGCGGAGAACACCGGCCAGATCCGCCAGATGACCGACTTCGTCCTGCAACGCCTGCTTGAGCAGCTGGGTCAATTGTTGCGGGCCAATCCGCAACTTTACATCTCGGTCAACCTGGCGGCCTGCGACGTCATGGTGCCGCGTATCGGTCAGGTAATGGCGCGACTGCTGACCTTGCACCGCGTCGCGGCAAAGCAAATTGCCTTTGAGGTCACCGAACGGGGATTGATCGATGTCGTGGTAGCCCGGGAAAACCTGCAAGCCTTGCGGGACGTCGGGCATCAGGTGCTGATTGATGACTTTGGCACCGGCTATTGCAGCCTCGCCTATCTGCAAACCCTTCCAGTCGATTGCCTGAAAATCGACAAGGCGTTTATCGATGCGCTGGGTCATGACGCTGCAAGTAGCGGTGTCGCCCCGCACATCATTCACA from Pseudomonas sp. ACM7 includes:
- the yihA gene encoding ribosome biogenesis GTP-binding protein YihA/YsxC, whose translation is MQLKNPILGLCQQSTFMLSAAKVDQCPDDEGFEVAFAGRSNAGKSSALNTLTHASLARTSKTPGRTQLLNFFKLDDDRRLVDLPGYGYAKVPIPLKLHWQRHLEAYLGGRESLKGLILMMDIRHPMTDFDLLMLDWAVASGMPMHILLTKADKLTYGAAKNVLLKVQADIRKGWGDAISIQLFSAPKRMGLEDAYTVLAGWMELADKGAELAD
- a CDS encoding cytochrome c5 family protein; this encodes MTKWLLAAGVLMPLYSAQATQDPEAVYNRVCGACHSGQLPMAPKKGDQDAWTPRLAKGMETLVQHVTQGFKAMPPRGLCMDCSAEDYQAIIQWMSE
- a CDS encoding cytochrome c4, which codes for MNKLIVSLLLTVGISGIAHAAGDATAGQAKAAVCGACHGPDGNSMAPNFPKLAGQGERYLNKQLHDIKSGKRTVLEMTGLLTNLSDQDLADIAAYFASQKGSVGAADPKVVSRGEALFRGGDLAKGLPACTGCHSPNGAGNAAAGFPHLGGQHAQYVAKQLTDFRKEEGGRSNDGDTKTMQTIAKRLSDEDIAAVSSYIQGLH
- a CDS encoding thiol:disulfide interchange protein DsbA/DsbL, with the translated sequence MRNLIISAALVAASLFGMTAQAAEAPAAPYVELSNPVPVAVPGKIEVVELFWYGCPHCYAFEPVINPWVEKLPSDVNFVRIPAMFGGPWNAHGQMFLTLEAMGVENKVHAAVFNAIQKEHKKLVDKNEMADFLATQGVDKDKFLATFDSFAIKGQIVKATDLAKKYEISGVPTMIVNGKYRFDVGSAGGAEQALQLADKLIDKERAASKAATN
- a CDS encoding endonuclease/exonuclease/phosphatase family protein, giving the protein MRRWGTERVVGLHDPRVNEHHLESTGLPADSRLRLLSFNIQVGISTERYHHYLTRGWQHLLPHTGRADNLQKIGNLLGDFDLVALQEADGGSLRSGYVNQVEHLAQLGAFPYWYQQLNRNLGRLGQHSNGVLSRLRPWAIEDHPLPGPKGRGAILVRFGEGPEALVVVMMHLALGARARSMQLAYIRELIGGYKHQVLMGDMNTHASDLLQNSPLRDLGLLAPQLEATFPSWRPQRCLDHILLSPTLTLEKVEVLAQPISDHLPVAVEIRLPGSLTADALPALSPAPRGSHE
- a CDS encoding GGDEF domain-containing protein, translated to MSDEAQRWKEKYLKSIEQQEKLERRWDARLDLLRRGLVRSTLAAEGTDRVVDQCMKEMREVVRTDDMDAGLAALLPRLEKAVLDSEQRRETRVNQTSAALTALVSQLQTLPLPREVSRPLKNFAKHLEARVGQAREIPLLLSELSGLQGKALNQLENPAEPGRPGLLQRLFGSREADEAASQIASGTFPTTAPQPAEAVAVPHAETPQVTVDLAPEIDKPQVAVAQVAAPATASEPTTIEAPPAAAPSPAVVAFVPPVLEPERARAQTPETQPQPDIEHPEEPAPSIIEPEIQAQPAINPDELTPVVYLDSLPLPPALAEVLAAVDTEQSEPDVLYALPDSPEPSYSSVAKHIEDTLLGLLDDLTLPERHRPQAEAMRDRLQNGLNWYELLPILDDLATLMLAITDSGQHEFEAYLQQLNERLESFQSNLQAASEGHADNRSAAREMDTQIREQVDGLQSSMQEAADLDDLKHVLENHLEGLLGTMDQHQKQRDEREQEVAARLHGLAERVAHMEQEALGYREHLEEQRQKALIDPLTGLPNRAAWSERLDYEINQWQQHDNTLLLAMLDLDHFKRINDNYGHLAGDKVLKIIASVLRKRLRGTDFIARFGGEEFVLLMPDTVPAAGAKLLEKLRASIEACPFHFKGEPVTITISMGLTAFKPGEHSDLVLKRADQALYRAKHAGRNQVALG
- a CDS encoding N-acetylmuramoyl-L-alanine amidase — translated: MKYLSLIVSLTLLAGCASGPRFDTRHPSANYDSRIQFVVVHYTNASLERSLQLLTHGDVSSHYLIGDDKGATIYKLMDENLRAWHAGESEWQGRTWLNSSSIGIEIVNPGFKDTPTGRLWYPYSEDQVQSLIVLLKDISKRYAINPRNIIGHSDIAPLRKLDPGPLFPWKRLAAEGLGIWPNEQAVTRQQAQFEVQLPTISWFQAQLARAGYPTPQTGELDVATRHVIAAFQMHFRPSRFDGTPDAQTAALLQVLNQTK
- a CDS encoding EAL domain-containing protein, with the protein product MPAAREKLRSWFFRPWFLAILAAALSATLLMAGSLFVAMHQVEQSESEEMNAQGERFLARLEQLFGQLRESLDDLEAQPLRGCDDEMIATLQQVSFNYRFVYEAAYMDASRICSNRPRQEGLSMIRPPDIKGPTYSYWLNTTTEPDENRAALMLGRGNFRVATSRGHLTDMVDLPPGSSLLVVLDHGTRAIPVLGVSQVWPPTEPWPPKNLDALQVTHTRLIYRMPTNNPEYQLVLISPRTGMHVPAVWWWLLPASLALALCVGFLVLLLVRQRQSLDAELSGAIRRGELQVLYQPIFDLDSRNCVGAEALLRWRRPDGTLTSPDLFIPMAENTGQIRQMTDFVLQRLLEQLGQLLRANPQLYISVNLAACDVMVPRIGQVMARLLTLHRVAAKQIAFEVTERGLIDVVVARENLQALRDVGHQVLIDDFGTGYCSLAYLQTLPVDCLKIDKAFIDALGHDAASSGVAPHIIHMAQALKLKVIAEGIELESQAALLSSEGVKFGQGWLFAHALSAVQFIELITRGRRLAARRLDDEA